One genomic window of Nicotiana sylvestris chromosome 10, ASM39365v2, whole genome shotgun sequence includes the following:
- the LOC104232479 gene encoding TORTIFOLIA1-like protein 3 isoform X2, producing MPVAMKRNQNPTRDLKHRVLTCLHKLSDRNTHSAAAAELESIAKTLSSETVPPFLSSISAVDSADKSPVRKQCLRLISLLSEQHRNTLSPHLSKLLSAVVRRLRDPDSAVRTACVTACTSISSNLTQPPFSSIIKPFLEALFTEQEMNAQIAAALCLSAAIEASPEPDVVCLRKLLPRFEKLLKCGSFKAKAAALTLIGSVIGVGGASNQQTMRNLVPYLVEFMSSEDWAARKASVEALLRLAVVERDSLSEFKASCLKTFEAKRFDKVKAVRETMNQMLEVWKGIPDLSDDESPLPQSNSSSKENASDGGYPPSMKTSYTMSSGAPSVRKKQAHKTASTDCSSARTALKGRLSNTSEKKSTPAIFRKLDRKKPSEWKVEISAPLGTPGTRTSENETKNKEGRLADKDEEMEQQTKLEVRRTLFSKISGERKPGALRAGSRVVPYLNEISKSTVIVSNETGDLYRNPKECECKDLSQIRKQLVQIENQQSSLFELLQAVWIGMKTRFNSQISLDLEHMVGQKSEAGSSFLIELLQ from the exons atgccagtAGCCATGAAGCGGAACCAAAACCCAACACGCGACTTAAAGCACCGTGTCCTCACGTGCCTCCACAAACTTTCCGACCGCAACACTCACTCTGCGGCGGCCGCCGAACTCGAATCCATTGCTAAGACCCTCTCATCAGAAACAGTTCCTCCTTTCCTCTCCTCCATCTCCGCAGTCGATTCCGCCGACAAATCTCCTGTCCGAAAACAATGCCTCCGTCTCATCTCCCTTCTGTCCGAGCAGCACCGCAACACTCTCTCACCTCACCTCTCCAAACTCCTCTCCGCTGTCGTCCGCCGCCTCCGTGACCCTGACTCCGCCGTCCGCACCGCCTGCGTCACCGCATGCACTTCCATCTCCTCAAACCTCACACAACCTCCGTTTTCCTCAATTATCAAACCCTTCCTCGAAGCGCTGTTCACGGAGCAGGAGATGAACGCTCAGATCGCGGCAGCATTATGTTTATCAGCGGCAATCGAGGCGTCGCCGGAGCCGGATGTTGTCTGCTTGAGGAAGCTGTTGCCGAGGTTCGAGAAGCTTCTCAAGTGTGGGAGCTTTAAAGCGAAGGCGGCAGCGCTTACGTTGATCGGTAGTGTGATTGGAGTAGGAGGAGCTTCTAATCAGCAGACAATGAGGAATTTGGTGCCGTATTTGGTGGAATTTATGAGTAGTGAGGATTGGGCTGCTAGGAAAGCTAGTGTAGAGGCTTTGCTCAGACTCGCCGTAGTTGAGAGAGACTCACTCTCGGAATTCAAAGCTTCTTGCCTTAAGACATTCGAGGCTAAAAGATTCGATAAG GTGAAGGCTGTGAGGGAAACAATGAACCAAATGTTGGAGGTGTGGAAAGGAATCCCTGATTTGTCTGATGATGAGTCTCCTCTACCCCAGTCAAATTCATCATCTAAAG AAAATGCTAGTGATGGGGGTTATCCACCTAGCATGAAGACCTCCTATACCATGAGCTCTGGTGCGCCTAGTGTTAGAAAAAAGCAGGCTCATAAGACAGCTTCTACTGATTGTTCTTCTGCTCGTACAGCCTTAAAAGGTCGTCTTTCGAACACTTCTGAAAAGAAATCAACCCCAGCAATCTTCCGCAAGCTTGATCGCAAGAAGCCATCTGAATGGAAAGTTGAAATTTCTGCTCCTCTTGGTACTCCTGGGACCAGGACTTCTGAGAATGAAACTAAAAACAAAGAGGGGAGACTGGCAGACAAAGATGAGGAGATGGAACAACAAACAAAACTAGAAGTCCGACGAACCCTTTTCAGTAAGATCTCTGGTGAAAGAAAGCCTGGTGCATTGAGAGCTGGATCGCGTGTGGTTCCATATCTTAATGAGATATCAAAATCTACTGTTATTGTAAGTAATGAAACTGGGGATCTCTATAGGAACCCAAAAGAATGTGAATGCAAAGATCTCTCTCAGATCCGGAAACAACTTGTGCAAATTGAAAACCAGCAGTCCAGTTTGTTTGAGCTTCTCCAG GCTGTGTGGATTGGAATGAAGACTCGGTTCAATTCTCAAATTAGTTTGGACCTTGAGCATATGGTAGGACAAAAGAGTGAAGCAGGAAGTAGTTTTCTAATAGAGCTACTACAGTAA
- the LOC104232479 gene encoding TORTIFOLIA1-like protein 3 isoform X1, whose translation MPVAMKRNQNPTRDLKHRVLTCLHKLSDRNTHSAAAAELESIAKTLSSETVPPFLSSISAVDSADKSPVRKQCLRLISLLSEQHRNTLSPHLSKLLSAVVRRLRDPDSAVRTACVTACTSISSNLTQPPFSSIIKPFLEALFTEQEMNAQIAAALCLSAAIEASPEPDVVCLRKLLPRFEKLLKCGSFKAKAAALTLIGSVIGVGGASNQQTMRNLVPYLVEFMSSEDWAARKASVEALLRLAVVERDSLSEFKASCLKTFEAKRFDKVKAVRETMNQMLEVWKGIPDLSDDESPLPQSNSSSKENASDGGYPPSMKTSYTMSSGAPSVRKKQAHKTASTDCSSARTALKGRLSNTSEKKSTPAIFRKLDRKKPSEWKVEISAPLGTPGTRTSENETKNKEGRLADKDEEMEQQTKLEVRRTLFSKISGERKPGALRAGSRVVPYLNEISKSTVIVSNETGDLYRNPKECECKDLSQIRKQLVQIENQQSSLFELLQRFIGSSESGMHSLVTRVQGLELALDEISFDFAMSTGRKSRTDSAAMCCKLPGAEFLSSKLWKRTGGRSSTSRSFAHGETSSAGAVSSKAGEHGDGERFNLERGRSWLCSNHGFIVNPLAKMHREAQGISEPSSSGVSNNFRNGV comes from the exons atgccagtAGCCATGAAGCGGAACCAAAACCCAACACGCGACTTAAAGCACCGTGTCCTCACGTGCCTCCACAAACTTTCCGACCGCAACACTCACTCTGCGGCGGCCGCCGAACTCGAATCCATTGCTAAGACCCTCTCATCAGAAACAGTTCCTCCTTTCCTCTCCTCCATCTCCGCAGTCGATTCCGCCGACAAATCTCCTGTCCGAAAACAATGCCTCCGTCTCATCTCCCTTCTGTCCGAGCAGCACCGCAACACTCTCTCACCTCACCTCTCCAAACTCCTCTCCGCTGTCGTCCGCCGCCTCCGTGACCCTGACTCCGCCGTCCGCACCGCCTGCGTCACCGCATGCACTTCCATCTCCTCAAACCTCACACAACCTCCGTTTTCCTCAATTATCAAACCCTTCCTCGAAGCGCTGTTCACGGAGCAGGAGATGAACGCTCAGATCGCGGCAGCATTATGTTTATCAGCGGCAATCGAGGCGTCGCCGGAGCCGGATGTTGTCTGCTTGAGGAAGCTGTTGCCGAGGTTCGAGAAGCTTCTCAAGTGTGGGAGCTTTAAAGCGAAGGCGGCAGCGCTTACGTTGATCGGTAGTGTGATTGGAGTAGGAGGAGCTTCTAATCAGCAGACAATGAGGAATTTGGTGCCGTATTTGGTGGAATTTATGAGTAGTGAGGATTGGGCTGCTAGGAAAGCTAGTGTAGAGGCTTTGCTCAGACTCGCCGTAGTTGAGAGAGACTCACTCTCGGAATTCAAAGCTTCTTGCCTTAAGACATTCGAGGCTAAAAGATTCGATAAG GTGAAGGCTGTGAGGGAAACAATGAACCAAATGTTGGAGGTGTGGAAAGGAATCCCTGATTTGTCTGATGATGAGTCTCCTCTACCCCAGTCAAATTCATCATCTAAAG AAAATGCTAGTGATGGGGGTTATCCACCTAGCATGAAGACCTCCTATACCATGAGCTCTGGTGCGCCTAGTGTTAGAAAAAAGCAGGCTCATAAGACAGCTTCTACTGATTGTTCTTCTGCTCGTACAGCCTTAAAAGGTCGTCTTTCGAACACTTCTGAAAAGAAATCAACCCCAGCAATCTTCCGCAAGCTTGATCGCAAGAAGCCATCTGAATGGAAAGTTGAAATTTCTGCTCCTCTTGGTACTCCTGGGACCAGGACTTCTGAGAATGAAACTAAAAACAAAGAGGGGAGACTGGCAGACAAAGATGAGGAGATGGAACAACAAACAAAACTAGAAGTCCGACGAACCCTTTTCAGTAAGATCTCTGGTGAAAGAAAGCCTGGTGCATTGAGAGCTGGATCGCGTGTGGTTCCATATCTTAATGAGATATCAAAATCTACTGTTATTGTAAGTAATGAAACTGGGGATCTCTATAGGAACCCAAAAGAATGTGAATGCAAAGATCTCTCTCAGATCCGGAAACAACTTGTGCAAATTGAAAACCAGCAGTCCAGTTTGTTTGAGCTTCTCCAG AGATTTATTGGGAGTTCAGAGAGCGGCATGCATTCTTTAGTGACACGAGTTCAAGGTCTAGAGCTGGCATTAGATGAGATCTCATTTGACTTTGCTATGTCCACCGGAAGGAAGTCAAGGACTGATTCTGCAGCCATGTGTTGCAAGCTACCAGGTGCAGAATTCTTGAGTTCAAAACTTTGGAAGAGAACAGGAGGTCGGAGTTCTACCTCACGATCTTTTGCTCATGGTGAAACCTCATCAGCAGGTGCTGTAAGCAGCAAAGCTGGTGAGCATGGAGATGGAGAAAGATTTAATTTGGAACGTGGGAGATCTTGGCTTTGcagtaatcatggatttattgTCAATCCATTAGCAAAAATGCATCGTGAAGCTCAGGGAATCTCTGAACCTTCGTCAAGTGGAGTTTCAAACAATTTCCGTAATGGTGTATGA